acgcttaacgttcaatgacgatttgtattatgagttatgtgatttgatgaccgaagtttgttcggacttccggatgagatcacggacgtgaggaggagtctcgaaatggtcgagacataaagattgatatattggaaggttatattcggacaccggaatggttctggagTGATACGAgtattttccggagtactgggaggttaccggaacccccgggagagtattggccttcatgggccttggtgggaagaggaggccggcggccaggaggtggTCTGCGCCCCCCtagccaaaccgaattggactaggggagggatcttggcccccctttccttctccctcactctttcccttcccccttctcctactccgaaaaggaagggggactcctactaggactaggagtcctagtaggactcccccctttggcgcgtccctctaggtcggccgcctcctccctccctcctttatatacgggggcagggggcaccccaatgcacaacagacaatctcttatccATGTGCAGTCCCCCCTCCATAGgttaacacctcagtcatatcgtcatagtgcttaggtgaagccctacgccggtaacatcatcgtcgtcatcgccacgccgttgtgctgatgtaAATCTCCCTCGGCCCTCTACTGTATCAAGAGCTCGAGGTACGTCATtgtgctgaacatgtgctgaacacggaggtgtcgtacgttcggtacttggatcggttggatcgtgaagacgttcgactacatcaactatgttatttaacgcttccgctttcggtctacaagggtacgtggacacactctcccatctcgtttctatgcatctcctagatagatcttgcgtgatcgtagtcaattttttgaattactacgttccccaacaaaaactggTGGGGGGAGCAAAAAACTGAACCTGTGGCTGATATTGAGAGCGATCTTAAGGAAAAAACGTGAAGTGGCAGATCTTGATATGGAAGATGGAGGTGATGCTAAGAAACAAAGGACGGATGGGGTGGCTAGGAGTGAAGCTGGAAACTCAACACATGTCGACGCGAGGCTGCACGGACAGCTCCGCGAGTACAAATGAGGCTCGTGgcttggaactgccgggggctcGGGAACAGGCCGACAGTTCTTGGTCTTCTGGAACTCTAGAAGAAGGAGGATCCCGATGTTTTATTTCTTTCTGAAACAAAGTTGAATAAAAATAAAGTGGAGAAATTGCGTTACACCTTGGGTATGCCAAATCTCGTCTACAAGGTGTGTGATGGCAAGAGTTGTGGCCTGGCTATGCTATGGAAGAGAGATATAAACCTGAATCTGCGATGGATGGGAAGGATGCACATTGATGTAATAATTGAGGAGAAGGATGGGTATAAGTGGAGATTCACAAGTATTTATGGGAGCCCAAGATGGAAAAGAAGGAAGAAACATGGCGGCTTCTGCGAAATCTTCATCACCAGGAGAAGCTCCTGTGGGTATGCATGCAGGACTTCAACGAGACCCTCTACAACTTTGAGAAGTAGGGGGTGTGCCCAGAGGACAAATATATATGGACCGCTTTCATGATGCATTAAATTTTTGTAACCTCAATGACCTTGGTTTTGAGGGGGGCGTCTTTACTTGGCGTAATAATAATTAACATCTGGAAGGTTATATTCGTGAGCGTGTTGATAGGGTTGTGGCAAACCCACAATGGTGTGCACGCTTCCTAGGTTATAAGGTGACTAATGGATGTCTCGAGCATTCTGATCACAGgccgatcatcatggatgtgcatgGTGCGAGAAAGAAGATCATTCCCAAACCGAACAACCTTAATAAGCGCTTCAAAGCCCGCTGGTTACTTGACGAGGACTGTGAAAAGGTGGTCGTTGAAGCCTGGGAGGAAGCTGCAGCCTATGGTAATGGGAAGGTGATGGATCAGATCAGAGGAGTTTGAGTGACCTTCAAAAAAGAATCAAGAAGATGCGACTAGAGTTGGAGGAGTGCCGAAGGAAAGATTTGTCGGAGGCGGCGGTGAAACGTGAGCAGGTGGTGAGATACAAACTGGGACGCTTGGAAGAGCAGCTTGATATCTTTTGGCGGCAACGAGCACATGTGGGCTGGTTAACGAAAGGAGATTGTAACAGAGATTACTTCCATGGCTTTGTGCCGGAGGATAAAGAGACGGAATAGGATTCATAAGTTGAAGGGAGAGGATGGAGTGGAGGTAGAAGGGGAGGAGGGCTTAAAGGCTCTTCTCACTAATCATTTCTGTGGCTTGTTTACCCCCATGGTAGGTTCTTAGATGGAGCATGTATTACGATGTGTTATGCCCCGGGTAACTCCAGAAATGAACCCCTTCCTCTAAAAAGAGTACACTCCTCAAGAAATAAAGAGTGTGTTGGATGATATGGGAGACCTAaaagctccaagggctgatggtatGCCAGCTGTGTTTTACAAGAGGTTTTGGGGTACGGTGGTGAGGTTGTGGTGCAAGAAGTTCTACATGTGTTGCAAGGCGGCAGTATATCGGAGGGATGGAATGAAACTATTGTGGTACTCATCCAGAATCCAGATCGAGTCAAAGATCTTCGCCCTATTAGCCTATGCAATGTGGTGTATAAGCTTGTATCCAAAGTTCTCGCCAATCGGCTCAAGTTGATCTTGGATGAACTCATTTCAGCAAATCAGAGTGCCTTTATCCCGGGTCGGCTAATTTCGGATAACACCATTCTTGCATATGAGATGACACATTTTATGAGGAGAAAGAGAAGTGGAAAGGATGTCTACATGGCCCTTAAACTGGACATGAGCAAGGCCTATGACGGAGTTGAATGGCCGTTTTTGGAAGGCATGATGAAGCGATTGGGCTTTGTGGATGAGTTTGTCCAGCTGATAATGAAGTGTGTCACTACTGTGACTTACAGATTTCGGGTTAACAGGGATATCAAAGATGTTATTGTACCTGGCAGGGGATTGcgacaaggtgaccccatctcgccCTACTTGTTTCTAATATGTGTGGAAGGCTTCTCTGCTTTGTTGCACCAAGCTGAAAGAGAGGGCACAGTCAGGGGTATTCAGCTGGTCCCTTTGGCACCAACGGTCAGCCATCTCCTTTTTGCGGATGACTCACTGGTGATGCAAGCAAGTGTTCAAGGGGTACAAACAGTGAAGTATATTATGCAAATCTATGAAGAGAGCTCGAGCCAAGCCATAAATAGGGAGAAATCATCGGTGATGTTTAGTGTCAATGAAAAACAAAGCTTCAAAAACTTGATACTTCAAGAGCTGCAGCTTGGTGCAGAGGCCAGCAGTGGAAAATACTTAGGGCTTCCCACCTACATTGGGAAATCTGTTAAGAAATGTTTTCTGTACCTTAAAGACAGAATTATAGGGCGGCTTCAGAGAGCCATGGAAATATGTTTGCCCACTGCTGGGAAAGAGATTTATGTCAAAGCAATTGCATAAGCAATTCCAACATATGCTATGGCTTGCTTTGATCTTACGAGGTCCCTGTGCGATGAAATAAGTCGGTTCATATGTCGGTACTGGTGGAACCAGCAAGGTGATGAGAGGAAGATGCATTGGATCGGATGGGAAAAGATGAAACTCTTGAAAAAGGAAGGGGCCTTGGGCTTCCGTGACCTACACTCGTTTAATATGGCCATGTTGGCGCGATAAGGGTGGAGACTTATCCAGGCTCCGAACTCTTTGTGTGCGCAGGTGCTTCGGGCGAAATACTACCCTAATGGGGACATTCTAGCTGTAGCGCCTGTTAACGGAATGAGTTATGTATGGAGAAGTATACCAAGGGGAGTCGAGGTGCTGAAGGAAGGTATAATTTGGCGTATCGGGGATGGTACTAACGTGAGGATCTGGAACGAACCATGGATCCCATGGGGTGTCACTCGCAGACCGGTATCACACCAACGCCCGAACCTTctcactaagagcatctccacccgcgcccccaacaggcctccAAGACCGTTTTTAGCACCGGCGCCAAAAAtttggcccagtcgcgcccccaggagccccttTTTCGCCGGTTAGGCCCGAAACTGGCGCCGACGGACCcaagccgaacccggcgcgctgggggcgcctgGAGGTGCTGGGGAAAATGAATTTGGCACAAGCGGGATGGGCCCGCTGAGTTAGCGACACGCCGCTTCAtcgccctcatcgcctcggttcccgcgtgAATCAATGCCAAGGATGTcgcgccggtcagccttccattgatgcctcacgggcggcgcagtgaaggcgccGCGACGCGCGTCTTGCCCTTTGCCGCCATGCGGCACCCGGCGGGCAGCTTCCCACCGCCCCGCTTCGGCTATAAAAGCCGACCTCCCCGCCGGTGAACGCCACAATCGCCACAACTCGCCCCCTCTCTCGCCTCGTCTCGCCACAGAAGCCACTCGCCCCTCTTCCACCGACGACGAGCAATGGCCGAGCGGTACCCAGGCAAACGGCTTCGGCCGGTGCCATCTGCGTGAAGACAAGGcgcgcctcctctacgaggccgacTGCCCGGCGCCCCCAAACATGCGGGTGCCGGGCTCATGGAGGTTGAGCGTCGGTGGCGTTCCAGTGCCCTCGGTGCCCATCGGGGTTGAACGACGCGTCGAGATCGAGCGCATCCGTTCCTCGCTGACGGAGACGCAGCGGAATGAGCCGAGGTACGCTACCGATAGACACACgctatggacgatgtactttgaccgCCGCCACGCCGACCAGGTCGCCTCCGCAAACGGCGACATCCCCCGTGGCCCCCTCAATACCGACGGGCAGCGCGAATGGTGGGGCGTGCCTCGAGTACATCAAGATAgggaacacgccgcgcctcgagtacccgccccgtccttctctcgccgccggCGTAGTTCCTGGACGCCGCGGCGAACGGAGGCAGCAACCTCCTCGTCGTCGGGTTCCAGTTCACTCTTCTCCGGGTCGCCGgcgctccgccccgtcaagccggagccgcaCAAGATGTCGCTCGAGCGCCGCACCCgcagcggcgccctcgtcatcaatgagggcagccgcccctcccctcGTTCCCTCCGCCTCATACGGCCGAAGACCAAGCCGGGGTTGCTCCCCGTCAAGAAGGAGCATGCGGAGATGGCTGCCGCCAACAAGACTGCCCTCAAGTGGGCGAAGGAGGACTACGTCCGCGTGCAGGGGGAGTGCCAGTGCCGGGCCTACGAGGAGATCAAAGCTCGGCACCGCGGACGCGACGAGGGCGACATCATCGTCCTCGACAGCGGCGACAATGAGGACATGCCCGGGCCGTCCAACCCCCTGCGCGTCAGCGACCCTGGtcaggggtgcagcagggacgaCGTCGGCGGGTCGcagcagggcagcggcggcggcggcgactacacatGTTTCTACAGGCTCCTCAGCATGTAGGGCGGCGACATCGGTGTAGTAGGGCTCCGGCGGGCGGTGGCAGTGGCGTAGTAGGGCTAGGCGTAGTTTTCTCTATTTTTTCATACAAATCTGAATGAAATTGCCGAGTTTGTTCCGTGTTTGCACTGATTTGGGGGGCGACCTGGGGGCGGCGACCGGGAACACAACCGCCCCCATGCCTAAATGAAACGCCCGTTCGGTCCCATACGACGCTTTTTGGCGTCCTGGGGGGCcgaatggctggagatgctctaagctatCCGAACTGATTAATCCCACCACAGGCTGTTGGGACCGTGAGTTCGTATTAGGCCGCTTCCACCCGGACGATGTTCCCATCATTTCAAGTATTCCAATCTGCGAGCATGGGGAGGATTTTGTGGCCTGGCACTTTGACAGCAAGGGCATCTTCTCTGTGAAGTCAGCCTATAAGATCCATGTCCAAATGACGAAGGAAGAGTCCAGGCGACAACATGGACAAATGTCTTCTGCACAGCCAAATTCTAAAGTTTTTCAAGCTATATGGAAGGTTAAATGCCCACCAAGAGTTCACCATTTCCTGTGGAGATTGGCACATAATAGTCACCCAATATACATGAACGTCAGTAGACTTGGAGTGGAGCTCGACACCCGTTGTGCGATTTGTAGGAAATACTTCGAGGATGGTGGCCACCTGTTCCTTAATTGTAAACTGATCAAGCAACGATGGCGAGCACTGCTGCTTGAGGACATCAGACTTAGACTGCTCCAGTGTACATCTGCCAAAGAAATTCTGTCTATAATCCTTGACCTGCCAGAGGAGAGGAAGCTGCTATACATCGCTCTGTTCTGGTGTTGGTGGACGGAACGGAACATGGGCAATCATGGGGAGCAACGGCTGGAAGTTGAAGTTTTTCGATACACTGTCCGTGACCACGCTGATGAATGGAAAGAGTTTTTGAGCGCTAAGCCTACTGAACCGATCGTGCGACAACATAAGTGGGAGAAGCCTCCAAGCAATATGGTGAAAATAAACGTCGATGTTGCGTTTGCTGAACAAATGGGAGTTGGAGGCTGGGGCCTAATCTGCAGAGACGACGCCTAAGACATTCGTTTTGCAGCGGCTGGAGCCCATCATGATCTGTGCAGCGCCTTACAAGTTGAAGTTGTTGCTCTTTCCAAGGCAGTGACCATGGCGGATAGGTTAGGAGTTGGCCGAGTGATTTTTGAAACTGACTGTATGGTCCTTAAGCAAGCAATGAACTCAAATGACTATGAGTTGGCACCACTCGGTGTGTTGTTTAGTGATATCAGGTTCAGACTTAGGATCCTTTTCATTGAGGCTCATGTGGTGTATGTGCCGAGACAGTGTAATGGACCAGCACAGGTGCTGGCGTCTTTAGGTTCAAGTTTAGTCGATGGTGGGTACCATGAGTGGTTCACCAATTACCCGAGTGATGTAATCAATGCTGTGACCGGCGACCAAGCTGTATCGTAATGGCATACAAGTGTTCCATTAAAAAAAAGACCCGTCAAACAGTGCTCATGCTCACATCACAATGACGTTTCGACCCTGCGCCTAAAGCTAAACATGCCCCCGCCATCGTGCACGCCAGTCTCCTCCTCACCATGTTTTTTGCCCTTTTTCCCCGGTTGCAAGTTTTTTTCTCTCGGTCGCTCGCAAGTACTATAATACTAGTATAATGCAAATAAAAATGTCTTTTTATTTTCTGAGGCTAAAAAGGCTCTGTTCATGAGATAGGGAAGCAAAGAAAAACATTGTGTTCTCCCTTGTCCTCTCTCTTTGTCCATAGCTCCTGCGACGCATGTTAACATTTGTACTCCACGGACAAACATCGAAGTGGCTGTGCTAGCCCCCTAGGGCTCAGCTCACGTAGCCATAGAGAGTGAGTAGCTTGGTTGTTGGGGAATTGACACTCCACGGACAAACATCGAAGTGGCAAGTGGAAATGGCATTTAGAAACGACGATACCTGCTGCCTCGCCACAAGCAGCAAGTTTGCCTTGAATCTTTTCCGATTAGCTTACGTCTTCAACTGCGCGATCCAGTGCCCCGTCTACAGATGGCCTACGTTTATTCCATCCGGTCAATCCCTGACACCACATGTGTGGTTGCATGGTCGAAAACAAACTGTATCAAATGGCATGCATGATAGAGTAGATAGGTCAGACGTCACATCCATGTGGGGCGACCACAAGAATCTCCCTCTGCACAAgaatactgctactgctactgctcgaAATACTAACATGGTCAAGATGCTGACATGCGCTGGTCTAACTTACATGTACAACCAGCCAATTGCACCTCCCCGGGTTTGGTAATAATCGTACGTCGTCGATTTTTTATATCGAGGGCAAGCTCAATGGTCAGACCGTTAGAATTGATTACGGATATCCATGCATGTGAATTTTGCTCGTACTCCCTCCATTTCGATAAATAAAGCCCACACTTATCCTAAAATTTAACTTTACCCATAAATTAGACAAATCAGATGTGAATTATATAGTATATAGTATATAACTATGATtatgtagtatatatactaatttttaggtggTATATATCATGTTTTGAGTATGCTTTTTTTTACgtataaatatgtacgtatttcataaatataacaaaaactatggacccatatgcaattttttcatgtaacttgctttgaaatatcttagatatagtatatgaatatatttaaaatgataaagtaatatatatactaccacatggtaTTATATGAGACATATGTGGTAACtatcaccgggtggtaggatggattttccatatatatatatatgatgggtctattatgataacaccctttaagaccttattctgctaacacctgtGTTATTCTGCTAATCATTGTACACTGTCCCTCGCCCCGATCCGAACTATCCCAGCCCGACTAAATGAACCGCAGCTAAACCGCCACACCCCACTAATCCCACGCCCCCCACCCACCCCACCACTTCCTCTCTCCTCCCCACCCCGGCCTTTTCCCCCCTGCTCCCNNNNNNNNNNNNNNNNNNNNNNNNNNNNNNNNNNNNNNNNNNNNNNNNNNNNNNNNNNNNNNNNNNNNNNNNNNNNNNNNNNNNNNNNNNNNNNNNNNNNNNNNNNNNNNNNNNNNNNNNNNNNNNNNNNNNNNNNNNNNNNNNNNNNNNNNNNNNNNNNNNNNNNNNNNNNNNNNNNNNNNNNNNNNNNNNNNNNNNNNNNNNNNNNNNNNNNNNNNNNNNNNNNNNNNNNNNNNNNNNNNNNNNNNNNNNNNNNNNNNNNNNNNNNNNNNNNNNNNNNNNNNNNNNNNNNNNNNNNNNNNNNNNNNNNNNNNNNNNNNNNNNNNNNNNNNNNNNNNNNNNNNNNNNNNNNNNNNNNNNNNNNNNNNNNNNNNNNNNNNNNNNNNNNNNNNNNNNNNNNNgccgccggagccccgccataCCACGCGCTGCCCCCTCGCCCGCAGTGCCGTCCCCTCCCCCGCAGCACCGCCTCCCTCCCGCCGCGAACCACCGCTGCAGCGAGGCTAGCCACCACCGGATCCAGACAAACTACGGCCCCCACGCGACCCACCATTGCCGGCCCGGAGCCTGCAAGGCCTCGCGCGAGCCGCCTCCTATCCCCCCATCGCATGGGGTCGCCCCGCCTTCTCCTCCGCCCTGGTTCAGATCGTGTCGTGGCGAACTCTCTCCTTCTCGTTGCGGTCTCCGGCCAGGGCGTCATCTGTGGTGCACGGGTGTCGTCCCACCCCTATGCAGCTCGGTCGCTGCCCCCTGTGCAGCTCGGTCGCGGCTCCCGTGCAGCTCGGTTGCGTCTGTCTCTCCTTTTCCCTCACATGCCGATTGGGGGAGCGAggagcggcggcggaggagcgttCTCATGGCAAGGGGAGGTGCGGGCGCACGGGGCTCCACCGGCGGCATCTGCAGTTCACTCCATGCAAGATGAGGTGCTCCTCCTCGTGGCCGGACAGTTCAGAAAGAAGGATTGTGCCTCACAGTATGCAGGTGTTATGGTCGTGCAGCTCGGAAATGCTCGCGATGCCGTTCAGAGCTTGTGCCCGTGCAGTACGGCGAGCGCCATCTCTTCCCATTGGTCGGTGGACCATGGCCGTGCAGCTCGGAGATGCTCTCCATGTGGTTCTGGACTTGTGTGTGTGCAGTCGGGAGAGCGCCATCTCCATCTCTTCCCGTGTGGTCCGTCAACCATGCTTGTGCAGCTCGCAGACGCTCGTCGTTTGGTTCAGGGCTCATGCGTGTGCAGTCATGCGAGGGCCATCTCTTCCCTTGCTCGTAAGGTTCTTTTGATTCTGTTCTGCTAATTGAGATTTTGTTTTTTCGGTTGGTTTTGCTGGTGACAGGGGTTCTGGAGGTACCTTCTGAAGAAGAACCTTGATGCCCGGTGGCTGCAAGGGTTCCCTTGCGCCGTGTTTGCGATCGGCGATTCAGGCTACCAGGGGTACAATGTTGCTCTTCTGACTATGATTTCTTAGCTTGCTGCTGCGTTGTGTGCTGTGTTTTGTTGATACAATGATGCTCATTGATTTGTTGTGCATGCACGTACTGCAGGTTGCTACAAAGAAGCTCCGTACAAGGCTTTCACAGCTTGGTGCAAAATCGATCAGTGATTGGATTGGGAGATGACCAAGACTCTTCAGGGTAGGTTGTTAGCATCTATTGTTTGTATTTGCTATCGTTGCTGTTCATTTGCATGTTGTTGAGACGTCAAATTTTATATTTGTCGTGCCTATCGAAATTCCAAGGATTATTTTTCTTCTTGGAAAGCAATTCCTCATAGTTACTAAGTGATTCCTTTTCTTTTTGCTGTATACCAGATATGAAAAAGCTCTAGGTCCTTGGCTGCTGTCTTTCTGGAAATCACTGAATCGAACAAATCCGTCGCTTTTACCAAGAATTCAGGCTCGTCCGCGGGCACTCAGACAAGCGTCCAAGCACTCCTATGAGTGTCCGTGCACATCAGCGCCTCTACCACAAACATTCAGAAAAAAGAGGATTCCCCTAGTGTGGAAAATGGATAGCTCTAGAATCTACTCCTCACAATGGTTATATGCTGCTTTCAACTTCTCTGTGTAGTGAGTTGTATTTTGTGTGTGGATGATTGTAACTTGGAGACAGAAGAAAAGAAAGGGATGCAATTTTGTTACACTGCATCGTGGGTTTTTACTCACTTTGTAATTTCTTTCATTGTAAATGCAGTGCGCTCGGTGAACCGAAGAAGTACATTTTTCAAAGTATTGTAGCTCATTtttaaaaaatcattgtggttcacTATGCATTTAAAAAAATCAGTACACTTGAATCCAAAAATCCTTTATACTTTTTAAAAATACAGCAAGAAAAAACCATGCAACTCGCTTTGATTTATGTTGTGGTTCAATTCTCCCAAAATTAAAAAGCACTCATATGTAAAAAAAAAAGCAAAAATGCATGCGGAGTTGCAGTGCACTTTGTCGTCGCATGCGGTGCACTACACTCAGCCTGGCAGTTTAGATGAAACTACAAAATAAAATGTTAGCAAAAATATTAATAATCCACTTCTCTGCCTAAACACTGCAGTGCGGTATTTAgattgaagcagtgcgttcttttgTCCAATGAAGTACACACGACAATTTTGGTCTCGCAAAAAACAGTGTCCGCTTTTCGGTAAaaccaaaactgctcttaaaccgtaaggaaccaatggaagtgttctacatgaaaaagttgcgcctcgtcgatatctttccaacggcgtataatttgaatcattttgaccaGCGGTTTTGTGAAAATTttacgaaaaacggccgctgcctctcGTCTTCAGCCGCAcacttttcaaaattaactaaaaactatAAGGAATcttaaaaacatttcaacatatgaaagttgcgccacgtccatagcttttcaactgcgtatcacacgcctcgtttcgacaaacggttcaaaaactggatcAAAATCAGTAAGAAGATTgctaaaaaatcgaaaaaaaaacagaattccgcgatttactaaatttaaaactgctcttaaaccgtaacgaattagagaaaataatacatatggaaaagatgcgcctcgacgatgtcTTTCCAACAGTGTATCATTTgtttcattccgacgagcggtttgaAAAAAAAACGTGAAAAAACGCTTGCTGCCACTCGTCATGCGCCGCACAatcttcaaaactgctcttaaaccgtgaagaatctcgaaaaatgttcaacatggcaaagttgcgcctaatccaaagcttctcaacggtatattacacgtctcattccgataaacggttaaaaaacgaGAGCAAAAAAGGTGCCAAAAAATCACCGCGTGCAGTTTTTCCgccacgaagttcactagtctctgtatTGCAGTACCCCTTCTACTGAAAATGCTGTGCATTTGTGttaagcgtgcagtgcggaagtgttatcagaatagttattctgctaatattagtggaagtgttatcagaatagttattctgctatatAGACACACACTAGACAAGCATCCAAACAGGATTTATGTATTCCGTACTACCATCTCCTGCCGATTGCACCACATAGCATCAACTCCTACCATCTCCTGCGGGGTCGTTTGGTTTTAGGTCTAGCAATGCCACACTTTGTCATACAATGTTCCCAACCTTATTATGGGAGGATCGCTGGCTCCAGGGGCATCGAATTTAAGAT
Above is a window of Triticum dicoccoides isolate Atlit2015 ecotype Zavitan chromosome 5B, WEW_v2.0, whole genome shotgun sequence DNA encoding:
- the LOC119308299 gene encoding uncharacterized protein LOC119308299 isoform X1, whose product is MQLGRCPLCSSVAAPVQLGCVCLSFSLTCRLGERGAAAEERSHGKGRCGRTGLHRRHLQFTPCKMRCSSSWPDSSERRIVPHSMQVLWSCSSEMLAMPFRACARAVRRAPSLPIGRWTMAVQLGDALHVVLDLCVCSRESAISISSRVGFWRYLLKKNLDARWLQGFPCAVFAIGDSGYQGLLQRSSVQGFHSLVQNRSVIGLGDDQDSSGYEKALGPWLLSFWKSLNRTNPSLLPRIQARPRALRQASKHSYECPCTSAPLPQTFRKKRIPLVWKMDSSRIYSSQWLYAAFNFSV
- the LOC119308299 gene encoding uncharacterized protein LOC119308299 isoform X2, which gives rise to MQLGRCPLCSSVAAPVQLGCVCLSFSLTCRLGERGAAAEERSHGKGRCGRTGLHRRHLQFTPCKMSSEMLAMPFRACARAVRRAPSLPIGRWTMAVQLGDALHVVLDLCVCSRESAISISSRVGFWRYLLKKNLDARWLQGFPCAVFAIGDSGYQGLLQRSSVQGFHSLVQNRSVIGLGDDQDSSGYEKALGPWLLSFWKSLNRTNPSLLPRIQARPRALRQASKHSYECPCTSAPLPQTFRKKRIPLVWKMDSSRIYSSQWLYAAFNFSV
- the LOC119308299 gene encoding uncharacterized protein LOC119308299 isoform X3; amino-acid sequence: MGSPRLLLRPGSDRVVANSLLLVAVSGQGVICGARVSSHPYAARSLPPVQLGRGSRAARLRLSLLFPHMPIGGARSGGGGAFSWQGEVRAHGAPPAASAVHSMQDEGFWRYLLKKNLDARWLQGFPCAVFAIGDSGYQGLLQRSSVQGFHSLVQNRSVIGLGDDQDSSGYEKALGPWLLSFWKSLNRTNPSLLPRIQARPRALRQASKHSYECPCTSAPLPQTFRKKRIPLVWKMDSSRIYSSQWLYAAFNFSV